A part of Oncorhynchus gorbuscha isolate QuinsamMale2020 ecotype Even-year linkage group LG09, OgorEven_v1.0, whole genome shotgun sequence genomic DNA contains:
- the LOC124042737 gene encoding small integral membrane protein 13-like: MWQSVGLTVLVIVATLVCALLFMVFGWYVVWQLFLSKFKFLREMLGDTGSPQTETQPSESKSKHTSPPTQRQRLKTARQRVVPPENTT, encoded by the exons ATGTGGCAAAGCGTTGGTCTAACTGTGCTGGTTATTGTGGCCACCCTTGTGTGTGCGTTGCTCTTCATGGTGTTTG GTTGGTATGTTGTCTGGCAGCTCTTTCTGTCCAAGTTCAAGTTCCTGCGTGAGATGTTGGGCGACACCGGATCTCCACAGACAGAGACCCAGCCGTCCGAATCAAAGAGCAAGCATACCTCTCCTCCAACCCAACGCCAGAGGCTCAAGACTGCCCGCCAGAGGGTCGTTCCTCCTGAAAACACTACATAG